The Hymenobacter chitinivorans DSM 11115 genome segment CAGTATGTGGAAGAGCGCGAAAATATTGCCCAGCGTATCACGGAGCTGTATTTCGACGTGCTGCTGCAGCAGGTAAATGCCGACGTGGCTCGTCAGAACATGCGGGCCAACGAAGAGCTGCTGCGCCTGGGCAAGGAACGGTTCGGGCTCGGCCGCCTGTCCCAGAGCGACCTGCTGCTGCTGCAACTCAACCTGCTCAACTCCCGCAAAGCTCTGGGCCAGGCCCAACTCGACGCCCAGACGGCCGCCGTCAACTTACAGAGCTACACCGGTCTGGCCACGGAGGCCCTGCAGCTTACTATTCCGGAAGCCACGGCCAAGCTCATCGTGGCCCCCGACCAGGCCCTGGCCCAGGCCCGGCAAAACCGGCGCGAAACTCTGGCCTTCCGCCGCCGCCTGCTGCAGGCCGAAAGCGAGGTGGCCCAGGCCAAGGGTACCACGGGCCTGCAGGCCACATTGCTGGCTAACTTGGGCTACACCAACAGCGCCTCCAAGTTTTGGTCAACCTACAACAGCCCTCAGGACAAGCAGCAAGTGAGCCTGGCCTTTTCGATGCCGCTCGTGGACTGGGGCCGGCAGAAGTCCATCGTAAAAACCGCCGAGCTGACCCGCCAGCAGGTGCAGCAAACCGTGGCCCAGGAGCAAACTACCTTCGAGCAGAGCGTGCTGACCCAGGCCGCCCAGCTTGGCTCCCTGCGCGAGCAGCTGGAGCTTTCGGCCCAGGCCGATTCGCTGGCCCAGCAGCGCTACGCCATTGCCCGGGCCACCTACCAGGTCGGCCGCATCAGCCTCACGGATCTAAACATTGCCTTGACCGAGAAAGACCAGGCCAAGCGCGCCTACATTGCCGCCCTGCGTGCCTGCTGGGTGGCCCACTACCGCCTGCGCGCCCTCACCCTCTACGACTTCGCCCTGCAGCAGCCGCTTTACAGTGAAGTGGCGAAGTTGTGAGATAGTGAAATGGTGAAGTGGTGAGTTTGATGTTCAAATGGCGCGACTGGCGCATTCTTGTCTGCCCTTGTGAGGCGCAGCTGGGGCACTTCGTCCTCTGCGCAGTACGCCCCGCTCTTTTACCACAAAGCCCTTTCCCGTTGGTACGGGAAAGGGCTTCTTACTTTAGAGGGCGCAGCACATTTCAGCGGGTCGGTGGTTTGCGCCGCCTGTAATGCTGCTCCTTTTTCTAGGCGGCCAGTGCTTAGGCGGCTTTCTGGCCGGGAGCGGGCAGGTTGGTGTTCCAAATATCCTGGTGGAGCTTCCAGTGGCCCTGCTGCTCTTTCCAGACCACCAGGTACTTGCCCTCGTCCATGGTGCGGTGGTTACCGTCGAAGAGGGTGTAGGTGCCTAGCTCAATGGCCGTGTCTTCCAGCTCCTCAATGTCGCGGGTTTTGAGCTTGACCTGCTTGACGCCCATTTCCATGGCGCCCTGCCAGAAGGCCTGGATGCCGGGTAGGCCCTCAATGGGCGCCATACCGGTGGGCAGCAGCACGCCCGCCGAGGTGTAGAGGCGGGCAATGGCGGCCGCGTCGCCCTGTTCGAAGCTGGCTTCGAAGGAGTCGTTGGTGCGCCGGATTTCGTCGCGGATACTCGTGGCTGTGGTGGGCATGGGAAATGGGGTTAGGTCGGTGAAACACTACGGAGGGAGAAGATAAAACTTTTCGGGCTAATAAAAAGCTGAAGGTCAGTTGTCGGCCCGCTAAAAAGTCGCCCTAGGCCGCAAGAGGAGTTGGCCTCTGCCCCATGAGGCGCACCGGCGTCAAATGACTCCAGTAAAAAGATGATAGGTAGTCATGATTGGTATAATTCCAATTATTAATTATAAACTTTGTATATTGAATAACACTTCCGCTCTTCCTGCCTGCTGCTGAACACCACCGTAGACCCGTGTCGTTGCTCGTGTTCACCCTTAAACCCCATCACCTATGAAAAACAAATTCCTTGTTGCCTGCGCAGTTGCCTCATTGGTGGCAGCTAGTTGCCAAAAAACGGAGTTGGCCCCCGAATCTGCGTCGCCGAAAGCGGCGGGTAGTGCGCAAAACGCCGTGCCCACGGGCTGCGACGTCATCGGTTTTAGTGGGGCCAGCGGCCTGCTAAGTCAGGTAAACAGTGACGGCGGCGTCGGTCCGATTCTGCTGACAAGCCTCAATACCCGCTCCCCCGAGCAGCCCGTGGCCGCCATGGTCTTCAACTCGGCCGCACCCCACTTCGAGGATTATGACCTGGGTACGCCCAACGTGGCCTACGGTGGCCCCGGCATCGGCGCCGGTGGCACGGTGAGCAACAATACGGCCCTGGGCAACATCCTCGTTATCCAGAACTTCGTGGACTGGGGCCTGACGCCCAACGACGACGACGTGACGGGCTACGTCAACTTCGATTTCAGCAAAGTAGGCCCAATTACGGCCACCTCCCTGACCATTATTGACCGGGAAGGCGCCGAGTTCGAAGGTGGGGAAGTAAAGCTCTTCGACGTGAAAGGCGGCACGGAACTCTACTACACCACCTTCCCCGAAACCGGTTCTAACGGCGTGGGCCTGGTGAACCTCAACAACACGCCCGGCGTGGGCTATATCGAGGTGACCATCTACGGCTCCATTGGCCTCGACAACCTGGCTTTCTGCCGCTTGCAGTGCAACTACACCCAGGGCTACTGGAAAAATCACGCAGACAGCTGGCCCGTGAGCAGCCTTACCATTGGCACGGTCGCCACGCCTTACAGTAAAGCCGACCTGATCAAGGTGCTGAATACGCCCGTGAAAGGCAACGGCCTGCTGGCCCTGGCC includes the following:
- a CDS encoding YybH family protein encodes the protein MPTTATSIRDEIRRTNDSFEASFEQGDAAAIARLYTSAGVLLPTGMAPIEGLPGIQAFWQGAMEMGVKQVKLKTRDIEELEDTAIELGTYTLFDGNHRTMDEGKYLVVWKEQQGHWKLHQDIWNTNLPAPGQKAA
- a CDS encoding TolC family protein, which codes for MRRFSFWAGLSALLLSGPALAQAPAPLTLPQVIEQALAQSSVAKQAATNRETSYWQYRTYLSNYRPQLALQGTVPNFGREIKPVTQPDGSTVYRAVSSDFTDLGVTLSQAIGPTGGQIYLSSAVQRIENFYRDERTYNNQPFGIGLSQPIGRYNSLRWARKIEPLRYEESGRQYVEERENIAQRITELYFDVLLQQVNADVARQNMRANEELLRLGKERFGLGRLSQSDLLLLQLNLLNSRKALGQAQLDAQTAAVNLQSYTGLATEALQLTIPEATAKLIVAPDQALAQARQNRRETLAFRRRLLQAESEVAQAKGTTGLQATLLANLGYTNSASKFWSTYNSPQDKQQVSLAFSMPLVDWGRQKSIVKTAELTRQQVQQTVAQEQTTFEQSVLTQAAQLGSLREQLELSAQADSLAQQRYAIARATYQVGRISLTDLNIALTEKDQAKRAYIAALRACWVAHYRLRALTLYDFALQQPLYSEVAKL